Proteins encoded within one genomic window of Setaria italica strain Yugu1 chromosome IV, Setaria_italica_v2.0, whole genome shotgun sequence:
- the LOC101752579 gene encoding uncharacterized protein LOC101752579, producing MQPMATRRTNVNGVYLAESSSRQELCVVNRQAELSSSSSGQKTNACSRSEDKPVSQRQEPEPSMGASDNIDSLVANSIGRLIFEAGLEPGFVHLPSFNGVIDLLTRGVRIAMPSYEYILQVQIKEVQQRDRALRQHWEKSGCSVILDSWKSRCGKRFVSVFVHCREGMLFLRSMDTSTIFDDVDELATMVCHVIEDIGVRNIVQVIINDVSPHMQAAEHAVLKRYEQSFIFTVCADHCIDLLLENIAALDNVKDVLTKAKEITRFLYGHALPMELKRLYIGDAEIISNSNLKCVAMFDTLEKLVSWRENLVEMFNSADWVSSDLASTNLSMGICEVVQMENAFWSAAAHVLKVTGPLIRVLYKLEDDKCPVSVLYDAMDNAKEEIKQNLGDEHDSYWQMIDHIWDDYLHSPVHAAGYFLNPAIFYTVRFRNDAEISSGITTCILRAAKSHYDALLVAEQMDVYLRKSGQFDSDPAIEEAVGTPQDLWWVKHGTGTPALQSFAGLILGQTCYGVSRYNLDRSLSERLHTEKMAYTERERFRSMEYVYYNLRLASSVPRVAGPPAAQHGKLTTQLGDWVSA from the exons ATGCAACCCATGGCAACCAGAAGGACAAATGTTAATGGTGTTTATTTGGCTGAAAGTTCTTCTAGGCAGGAACTCTGTGTTGTGAATAGGCAAGCAGaactatcatcatcatcatccggCCAGAAAACCAACGCATGCAGCCGCTCTGAGGACAAGCCTGTGTCACAAAGGCAGGAACCTGAACCCTCCATGGGAGCAAGTGATAACATTGATTCTCTGGTAGCAAATTCAATAGGCAGGCTCATCTTTGAGGCTGGACTTGAGCCTGGTTTTGTTCACTTGCCGTCTTTTAATGGGGTGATTGATTTGCTCACCCGTGGGGTTCGGATCGCAATGCCTTCTTATGAATATATTCTTCAGGTGCAAATAAAGGAAGTTCAACAGCGTGACAGGGCTTTGAGGCAACACTGGGAAAAAAGTGGCTGCAGTGTGATATTGGATAGCTGGAAAAGCCGATGTGGGAAAAGGTTTGTCAGTGTTTTTGTGCATTGCAGAGAAGGCATGCTGTTTCTCAGATCCATGGACACCTCTACAATATTTGATGATGTTGATGAGCTTGCCACAATGGTGTGTCATGTGATTGAAGATATTGGTGTTCGCAACATCGTTCAGGTTATCATAAATGATGTATCGCCACATATGCAAGCTGCAGAACATGCTGTGTTAAAGAGATATGAGCAGTCATTCATATTCACGGTATGTGCCGATCATTGCATCGATCTTCTTCTTGAGAATATAGCAGCACTTGATAACGTGAAAGATGTCCTAACGAAGGCAAAGGAAATCACTAGGTTTTTGTATGGCCATGCACTGCCAATGGAACTGAAAAGGCTGTATATTGGGGATGCCGAGATCATAAGTAATTCTAACCTGAAATGTGTGGCTATGTTTGACACTCTAGAAAAGCTTGTGTCTTGGAGGGAAAATCTGGTGGAGATGTTTAACTCTGCAGACTGGGTTTCCTCTGATCTGGCTTCTACTAATCTGTCCATGGGTATATGTGAGGTAGTACAGATGGAAAATGCATTCTGGAGTGCTGCTGCCCACGTTTTGAAGGTCACAGGCCCACTTATCAGAGTTTTGTACAAACTGGAAGATGACAAGTGTCCAGTGAGTGTCCTGTATGATGCCATGGATAACGCAAAGGAAGAGATAAAACAGAATCTTGGTGATGAGCATGACAGTTACTGGCAGATGATTGATCATATTTGGGATGATTACTTGCATTCCCCAGTCCATGCTGCTGGTTATTTTCTCAATCCAGCTATCTTTTACACCGTTCGATTCCGCAACGACGCTGAAATTAGCAGTGGCATCACAACCTGCATCCTCCGAGCAGCCAAGAGTCATTACGACGCATTGCTCGTGGCTGAACAAATGGATGTTTATCTGAGGAAGTCGGGGCAGTTTGATTCTGATCCAGCCATTGAGGAAGCTGTGGGTACACCTCAAG ATCTCTGGTGGGTGAAGCACGGGACTGGCACGCCGGCGCTGCAGTCATTTGCGGGTCTGATCCTAGGTCAGACGTGCTACGGCGTGTCCAGGTACAACCTCGACAGGAGCTTGTCGGAGAGGCTGCACACCGAGAAGATGGCCTACACCGAGCGGGAGAGATTCCGCAGCATGGAGTACGTCTACTACAACCTCCGCCTCGCGAGCTCGGTGCCCCGCGTCGCCGGCCCTCCTGCCGCCCAGCATGGCAAGCTCACTACCCAGCTGGGCGACTGGGTCTCAGCATAG